The DNA window GAGAACCTGGCCCTATCAAGGTAGCCAAACGGGTTTCCATCAGACTTGTCGACACCTTTATGTCTACTTAAGCCCACTTCGCTCTTCACCAAGAGGTACGCCTCGGTTGCTCTATTTAAGCCGTTCTATATGATATAGGGAGAATTATAGAGCTCTAAGTAGTATATATAAAATATAGGGCTGTGCAGCTTAAGTTGTCAATGGAGCTAGTCCCACAGAGGGCGAGTATGGAGCCGCCTGAGGACCTGCTCAGGGAGGCCAGGGACGCCATAGGTAAGGCATATGCGCCCTACTCAGGCTACCGCGTGGCGGCGGCCGTCAGGGCGAGCTCGGGGCTTATTTACCGGGGGGTTAACGTGGAGAACGCAAGCTACGGGCTTAGCATGTGTGCTGAGAGGGTCGCCATATTTAATGCCGTGAGCAGCGGCGAGAGAAATGTTAAGGAGGTGCTAGTCTTAGTTGAGAGTGGTGAGCCGGCGCCTCCTTGTGGGGCCTGCCTGCAGGTGATAGCCGAGTTTGGCGATGACAACACGATGATCTACTCAGTGTCCAAGGAGGGAAGCAAAGTTAGGGCGTGGAGGCTCTCAGAGCTGTTACCGCATAGGTTCTCAAAAGAGTACCTGAGGCCCGCGGGTCAGAAGTAGGGCCTCATAGCATAGTTTATAGACTCAAAGGTCAGCGGGTGCGGACCCGCAATCCATGCAAGGTTCTTGGCTGTCAGGTTGTTCTCTATGGCTGCTGCAAACACGGCGCTCAGCTCAGCGGCGTCGTGGGCGTAGGCCTCGAAGCCCAGTATCCTGAGGGACTCCTTTTCAAGCAGTATCTTCATCCAGCCCTCCCTGTGGCCTACTATCTCCGACTGGGCATCATGCTTAAGGGAGTAGTTGACAACTTCGTACTGTATCCCTAGGGACTTCAGCTCGTCCTCGGTGTAGCCGACCATGGCAATCTCTGGGTAAGTAAATATCGTGTATGGCACTGAGTGGTAGTTAAACCTATAGACCTCCTTACCGGCAAGTATGTTCTTTGCCACAATGACGCTCTCCTTAACTGCGGCATGGAAGAGCATGGCCTTGCCAGTGACGTCACCAGCGGCGTACACGTTAGGCAGGGCAGTCCTAAGGCCAGGGGTCACTTGCACGCCAGTCTTGTCAACCTTAAGTCCCTGGCTCTCGAGGGCTTCCAGTCCATAGCCCCTGGTCCTGGGCCTCCTGCCAACGGCCATTAGCACCTCTTCAGCTTCAACCTCAACCTCCTTGCCGTCGGCGCTCTTGGCCTTAAGCACTTTGTATTCGCCCCTCTTCTCGATGCCCTGGGCTGGACTCCTGAGATACACGTCAACGCCGGCCTCCTTCATGCGCTGCAGCGCGGCCTCCGAGAGCTCTGGGGGCATGTTAGGCAGGAGCCTATCCATCATCTCAACAATTGAGACGTGGGCGCCCAGCCTACTCAGCATGTCAGCAACCTCGACACCTATGTAACCGCCGCCTATTACGGCAAGCGACTTAGGCAGGCGGCCCATAGTCTTCTGGTAGGCGAACAGCGCGTCACTGGTTATCGCGAGCTCCTTGCCGGGTATGGGTATTATGACGTGCTCAGCTCCAGCACCTATAACCAGCCTCTTGGTCTCGACCTCGAACGTCCCGTCCTCTGTATCTACCCTGACCTTGTTGGGCCCCAGTATGGTGGCCCATCCCTTAGCGAAGGAAAGGTTAGGCTCATGCTCCTTTATCTCCTCCATGTGATGCTCGTACCTGATCCTCTGAACCTCCTCCTTGGCCCTGACGACTTCCTGCCACACCTGCTCAGGGTCGACCTTGTTAGTGGTGGAAGTATACTCCAGAATCTTAGTCCTCACAGTCTTTGATGGTATGCAGCCCGCGTAGAGGCAGTCGCCTCCTAGGTTGCCCTTCTCGTCAACCATTAGCACCGAGAGCCCCGCCTCTGCCAGCTCAAAGGCTCCAGGATAAGAGGCACCACCGCCGCCTACGAACACCACGTCAACCTTCTCTGGAAGCTTCATGGCCACCGCCGTCAAAAGAAGAGAAATGTATGCGGTTGCTTAAAAGCCTATTTTAAGGTCTTCGGTTCACCTATTAACCAAGTACATTTCATTTATCTAAAAGCTTTTTTGGTAGGAAAAGAAACTCATGGTGTGCAGCTACATAAGGACTGAGCAATTTTCATATCAATAGAAGCAATTTTATATTTACTGTGAAAGACTTTTATTGGTAAGTGGGTGACCCCCGCCTGATGGGGCTATGCCCCAGGGGCGAGGGGATTAGGCCGTAGATGGGGGCCCCGCGCCGTTGAGCTTGACGGCCGCCCATGAGCCCACGCTGATTGCCTATGAGGCGCGAGCGAGGTGGGGTCCCTGCGCCCGATAGTGAATGAAGGCAAGATGTTGAAGTGAGAGCGTAGGGGCAAACGGCAGCTCAGAGGAAAGTCGCACATCATCTGCTCAGAGTCGCTCCACCATCCTCATCGCTGCCACTTGTCGGGTTGGGGCTTGCACCTTTTACCCTTATGCTATTCTTAAGCGGTTCAGGATTAACTTCCATTTAAAAACGACCACCTGGTAGTCAATGGTTAAGCGTGATTGAACATGGGAGCTCTCTATCAAGGTCTTAAGGGCTATGGGCCCGCGGGGGTTTGAACCCCGGACCACCCGGTTATGAGCCGGGCGCTCTACCTGGCTGAGCTACGGGCCCCTATTGCGAAATATTCTTGACTAACTTTTAAAGCTTAACTCCGCCATCTTGTCATCAATTGTACGGACTTAGAGCCTCTAGAGAAGGAAGGCTTTATGCTAGCTTTTGTGAGTAAGGCTAATTATTTTCGTAAAGTTTTAACTTTAAGTTTTATAATATTATATTATTTAGTCTCCGCAGGCAGCTATAAGTCTCACTATAGTTGCTCACGGGAAGTCGCTGGCCATGAGTTTTAACCCTCTGTCTGCGCTTGGCTGCAGTGCAACGCCCCTACTGTACAAGTTGCCTGGATAGTCTTAAGAGTCGCTTTATATGAAAGCTTTATGATCATCCTTCCCATTAAATAAAAGCGTCGCTGATCTCAGGGCCTCCGGCAGGAAGCTTATGAGGTCCCTGAGGGTTAGCTCCTGCCTCACATAGAGCTCCCATGCGCGCCTGGGCATGGATGCCAGCAGAGGTGCTGCGAGGCTCAGCCTGTAGCTTGCCCTCGTCAGAAGCCTTGAAACTATTGCTGACTCCATAATCCGTGATATACTGGTTGAATACCTCTTTAGCGCAAGCTCAAAATTGTAGTCGGAGTTAGCTATGGAGCTTGCCAGGGCCTCCGCAGAGACTATTGCGGGCCTGTTGCCCTCGCCGCTCCATGCCATTACGAGGCCTGCCGCCTCCCCAACCTTGATTATATCACCGTTAGTCAGTCTAGGGTTAGTGAAGACATTAACTGGCGCCCCCTTGACCTCAACTACGTCGAATGGTCCCTGAAGCCTCTCAGCTAGGTAGGACCTCACTAGCCCTTGAAGACTAGCCGCGTCATTAACGCCCACGAAGCCGGTGCCAGCGTTTACAAACTTGCCATCACCGTCGAACGGGAATACCCAGTAGAGGCCCCCTAGCGAGGGCCTGAAGTCGAGTATGGCCTCCTCAGGGCTCCAGGACTTGACCTTAGCTATCACTCTCAGAGCTAGGACCTCGGACGAGGTCTTCATAGAGTATGGGCCTCTAGAATCTATAGTGAGAGCCCCTCTCTCCCCGTGCCACCTCTCCCTAAGCACAGCGACGCCAGCCTCGGCTGCAGACCTTCTGAGCTCCATGATTAGCTTGGGCTTATCTATTATGGCCCACTTAGAGCCTCCTCTCATGTCAACAGTTGTCACGTACTTACCATCAACAAGTATGTGGACATCATTAACCACGGTCTTTATAGCTTCATACTCCTTTGCAAGCCTAAGGGGGACCTCCTCAAGGGTTAGCTGCTCACCGCACGGCTTAACATATGAGCTAGGAGTGGGCTCAAATGCCTTAACCTTGAAGCCGCTCTCGGCCAACCTCAGAGAAAGCAGCGAGCCTGCAAGGCCCATGCCTGCCACTATTATCTCGTCAGAGCTGATGTCCATGAGCCCTCTCTCCGTTACTCTGTGAAAGAGCCAAAAATTA is part of the Acidilobus sp. 7A genome and encodes:
- a CDS encoding dihydrolipoyl dehydrogenase → MKLPEKVDVVFVGGGGASYPGAFELAEAGLSVLMVDEKGNLGGDCLYAGCIPSKTVRTKILEYTSTTNKVDPEQVWQEVVRAKEEVQRIRYEHHMEEIKEHEPNLSFAKGWATILGPNKVRVDTEDGTFEVETKRLVIGAGAEHVIIPIPGKELAITSDALFAYQKTMGRLPKSLAVIGGGYIGVEVADMLSRLGAHVSIVEMMDRLLPNMPPELSEAALQRMKEAGVDVYLRSPAQGIEKRGEYKVLKAKSADGKEVEVEAEEVLMAVGRRPRTRGYGLEALESQGLKVDKTGVQVTPGLRTALPNVYAAGDVTGKAMLFHAAVKESVIVAKNILAGKEVYRFNYHSVPYTIFTYPEIAMVGYTEDELKSLGIQYEVVNYSLKHDAQSEIVGHREGWMKILLEKESLRILGFEAYAHDAAELSAVFAAAIENNLTAKNLAWIAGPHPLTFESINYAMRPYF
- a CDS encoding NAD(P)/FAD-dependent oxidoreductase, whose translation is MDISSDEIIVAGMGLAGSLLSLRLAESGFKVKAFEPTPSSYVKPCGEQLTLEEVPLRLAKEYEAIKTVVNDVHILVDGKYVTTVDMRGGSKWAIIDKPKLIMELRRSAAEAGVAVLRERWHGERGALTIDSRGPYSMKTSSEVLALRVIAKVKSWSPEEAILDFRPSLGGLYWVFPFDGDGKFVNAGTGFVGVNDAASLQGLVRSYLAERLQGPFDVVEVKGAPVNVFTNPRLTNGDIIKVGEAAGLVMAWSGEGNRPAIVSAEALASSIANSDYNFELALKRYSTSISRIMESAIVSRLLTRASYRLSLAAPLLASMPRRAWELYVRQELTLRDLISFLPEALRSATLLFNGKDDHKAFI
- the cdd gene encoding cytidine deaminase, with amino-acid sequence MELVPQRASMEPPEDLLREARDAIGKAYAPYSGYRVAAAVRASSGLIYRGVNVENASYGLSMCAERVAIFNAVSSGERNVKEVLVLVESGEPAPPCGACLQVIAEFGDDNTMIYSVSKEGSKVRAWRLSELLPHRFSKEYLRPAGQK